Proteins found in one Hevea brasiliensis isolate MT/VB/25A 57/8 chromosome 18, ASM3005281v1, whole genome shotgun sequence genomic segment:
- the LOC110672075 gene encoding auxin efflux carrier component 8: MISLADVYHVVAATVPLYFAMILAYISMKWWRLFTPDQCAGINKFVAKFSIPLLSFHVISSNNPYKMNLKLIVADFLQKLLALLVLTALTKISSRGRLNWIITGLSLSTLPNTLILGIPLLKAMYGVEAEGLLSQIIVLQSLIWYNLLLFLFELNATYAAPVTPSSEITEDQEAPQDAQSKEGEEETHTRTTRRVKTMLILLTVGRKLLRNPNFHATLLGLIWASIRFRWGVKMPEILDNSIMILSNGGLGMAMFSLGLFMASRTSIIACGIRMAVLAMAVKFIAGPALMVVASLATTLRGTVFKVAIVQAALPQGIVPFVFSKEYNIHPDILSTGVIFGMLIALPIALAYYSLLAL, translated from the exons ATGATTTCTTTAGCAGATGTATATCATGTGGTGGCTGCCACAGTTCCATTGTATTTTGCCATGATATTGGCCTACATCTCTATGAAATGGTGGAGGCTTTTTACACCAGATCAGTGTGCAGGCATAAACAAATTTGTTGCTAAATTTTCAATCCCACTATTATCTTTCCATGTTATTTCCAGCAACAATCCCTACAAAATGAACCTGAAACTCATAGTAGCCGACTTTCTTCAGAAACTATTAGCCCTCCTAGTACTGACAGCACTCACCAAAATCAGCTCCAGAGGAAGGTTGAATTGGATAATCACTGGTCTTTCTCTGTCAACATTGCCCAATACTTTGATCCTGGGAATTCCACTTTTGAAGGCTATGTATGGGGTGGAAGCTGAGGGACTCCTTTCCCAGATAATTGTCTTACAAAGCTTAATTTGGTATAATTTGTTGTTGTTTCTCTTTGAGCTAAATGCTACCTATGCAGCTCCAGTAACACCATCTTCAGAAATTACTG AGGACCAGGAAGCCCCTCAAGATGCCCAATCAAAAGAGGGAGAAGAGGAAACACATACCAGAACAACAAGAAGAGTTAAGACCATGCTCATTCTCTTGACAGTGGGGAGGAAGCTATTGAGAAATCCCAATTTTCATGCTACTTTGTTGGGTCTTATTTGGGCAAGCATACGCTTTAG GTGGGGAGTGAAAATGCCAGAAATTCTTGATAATTCTATAATGATATTGTCTAATGGAGGGCTTGGTATGGCAATGTTCAGCTTAG GTCTGTTCATGGCATCACGCACCAGTATAATAGCGTGTGGCATCCGAATGGCAGTGCTAGCTATGGCAGTGAAGTTCATTGCAGGGCCTGCCCTAATGGTAGTTGCTTCCCTAGCCACTACACTGAGGGGCACAGTGTTTAAAGTGGCAATTGTTCAG GCAGCTCTACCTCAAGGGATTGTTCCATTTGTGTTTTCtaaagaatataatattcatccaGATATATTAAGCACAGG GGTAATTTTTGGTATGCTCATTGCATTGCCAATAGCATTGGCCTACTACTCCCTTTTAGCATTGTGA